From the genome of Sphingobacteriales bacterium:
ATCCTGCACAGTTTTCGATTTGCGCAGGTCTTCCGCATCAATGGCCACCCCATATTCAGTCTGAATTAAAGCTATGACAATCAGGGCGTTAATTGAATTCCAGCTAAAAGCTTCCCTGAAAAGGCTGTTAGGTTTAAGTACGCCTTTCGGCAAATCATCAAATTGTTCTTCCAAACGTTTAATAAATTCTTCTATGCTTTCTTTCATAATTTTATTTTTTGCAAAAGTAGGTGTTAAAAACTATTCATAAAATTGCTTTACCATTCCATCATATCGCTCAAGCAGATTGTTTCTTTTCAGTTTCATTGTGGGAGTCAGTTCTCCGGTTTGAACCGACCATGGATGGTCGAGTATGCTGAATTTTTTAATTTGCTCGGTTTCCCATGCATTCCGGTTGTATTCGTCAATGACTTTCTGAAACAAAGACCTGATTTCCAAATCATTCAAAACAATTTTCCAGTTAGTGGTTTCATATTTCCTTTCCTGACAATAGTTTTTAAGTTCATTAAAATCAGGAACAAGAATGGCAGAAAGGTAGTTTTTATCTTTACCAACCACGAGAGCATGGCTGATAAATCTGGACTTAACAAGCTGTTTTTCAATGTTTTCAGGAGAAATAAAATTCCCTGATGCGGTTTTAAAAACATGCTTTTTTCTTCCGGTGATTTTTAAATACTTCCCATCCATCCATTCGCCTAAATCCCCTGTGTGGAACCAACCATCCGGGTCAATAATTTCTGCCGTCAGTTCCGGATTTTTGTAATAACCTTTAATGATATAAGGGCTTCTGCAAAGTATTTCACCCTCTTCATCCAGCCTGACCTCCACATTTTTTTCCGGTACACCCACCGTTCCGATTTTTATGCCATATTGGAAGGAATTGACAGATATGGCATAGGTTTCCGTCATGCCATAAACTTCAAGCACCATGATGTCCATGGCAAAAAACAATCTGGCCAGATGTTCCGGTAAGGAAGCACCTCCTGCAGATATCCGGGTTACCTTTTCACCTAATACTTCTTTCCAGAACGGGAAAACTTTTTTCCGGTAATAGTTGTGCTTTAATCTGTAAATCAATGAACGATTTTCAGGATTATAATTAATGGCAAAATTCCAGGCATTCTGCCATATTCTTTTTCTTGAACCTGTTTGCTTTTCCGTCATGGATTGTATTTCCGCAGCTATTTTATCGAGCAATAAAGGCACACTCAAAAAAATCACCGGTTTGACTTCCTGCAGGTTTCCCACAACTGTATTCATGCTTTCTGCATAATAGACAATCATCCCCGCATGCTGATACATATAGTTATGAGCCGACTCATAGGAATGGCTTAACGGCAGATAACTGAGCGCCTTCTCCCCTTTTTTGAGAAAATATATTTCTGACATGCTTTTCATCATGCGGAGAATATTGCGGTGGCGAACCATTGCCCCTTTTGGTCTTCCCCCTGTCCCTGAGGTAAAATATATGCTCTGAATATCCTCCTCTCCTGTTTCTGAAATCCTGCGTTCAAGGACTTCATCCGGTACATCATTCCCTTCTTCCAAAAAGCGGTTTAACGATGGAATGTCCTCTGCATCTTCAATCAAAATGATTTTCCTGACCAAAGGTATGTTACTACAGATACGCCTGATTACCTGATACAGGATTTTATTAAAAACAAAAATCAAGCTGATATCTGTATGCTCAATTATGTAATGCAGGTCATCCTCGCTGTAAAAAGGACTGACAGGAACGTGAACAGCCCCTGCCATGTTGATCCCTGCATCGAGGACATTCCATTCAGGCCGGTTGTTGGTAAGGGTGGCGATGTGATCTCCTTTTACGACATCATTGGCTATTAAGGCTTTTGCCAGTTTTTTTGAAAGTTTGGCATATTCCCGGTAGGACACATACCGCCATTGACCTTCTTTTTTATGGGCAAAAGCAATTAAATCAGGATAAGTTTTTTCGGCCCTCAGAACAATATCAAAAGTCCTTTGACACATAAACCATTTATGAATTATAAATCGGTAAAGTTATAAGTGAGCGATGCAAATAAAAACCTGCCTATACCGGGAGCACCAAAGGCCTGATAATATTCCCGGCCAAGCAGATTAGTTCCGCCAATCCTGACAATCGTGTTGTATTTAACCAGATGATAATTCAACTGGACATCGAATGTTGAATAAGGTTGAAGGGTTCCGCTGGCAAAAACAGCTTCCCACTTAACCGAATCAACCCAATGGAAATTAGCAGTTAAACCAAAATTTTTAAAGAGATTTTTCCCTTCCAGCCCGATATTGAAACGATGTTTGGGTGTATTAAAGCCGGGAACAAGCGGATCGGTGGTTGCCAGATCCTTCATTTTGGCATAGGTATAATTAAAGTAAACATTGATTTTATTGTTTATTGCATAGTTCAAACCGATGGAAGACCCGAGTGTCTGAACATCTGATTTAGAATTGGCATAAATGGAATAGGTGTTGTATTTTCCATTTTTAAGGTCGGCTAATCCGGTTGAATCGCCTGCAATGCCTGTTTTGGGCTCAACTGCCCTGACACTGCCGATAAAACCATTGTACTTGTTCATATAAAAATTCCAGTCAATATATAATTTGTTGATTATCTGGCTTCTGTAACCAATTTCGAAAGTTTTTACCTGTTCAGGCTGAATGGGATCGAGCTGAATGGTTTCAAGGAGCGCAGGATTCCCTGTTTGCTTGAATGCCATCACTGACGACAGGGTATAAAGGTTATAATAGCCGGTAATATTTCCCTTGACGATGAAAGAACCTGTATTCAGTAAATAATACTGGTCGTTGAGTGTCGGGCTGCGGAATGCGGATTGAAGGCCAACACGGAAATAATGGCTTTTCAGCTTATAAACAACTGCAAAGCGTGGTGAAAGCTGTGCATTATAGTTTTTACTCTTATCTGCCCTTACCGAAGCAATCAGCTTCAGGTTGTCATTCAACAGATTTTTGGTTAACTGGGCAAATCCTCCGAAATCGAAAAATGAAATATTGACGCCATTGGTATCACTGAAAATCTTTCCGTTCGTGCGAGGTATCCAGTTACGGAAAACAAGGCCTGCATTAAGTTCTGCCCATTTCAGGTCTTTGGAATATCCGGCTTCGGCATGTTCAAAAATGGATAAGTCGGGGTAGCGTGAACCCTGAGGACGATCCGGATTGGTGATGATGGAATTCAGGACAGCATTAAATTTATCAGTACCTGGTTGCAGCCAGCCATTTGCCGAAGCAGCCAAAGCTGCCTGATGGGCAACCGGATACATCTGCGCATAGTTAAACGGCAAAGAATAATAATTTGTTTGCTGTTCGATGCTGCTGACAAAAGCATCAGCATAGGCACGGCTGACCGCTGGGAGGCCAGCCATACCTAAATTGATCCCGGTAAGTCCAAGGTCAAAACTCTTGTTTGAATTTTCGAAAGTCGCATAAGCTTTGAAAGTAAAATTGCGGTATCTTCCTTCTATTTTATGTTGCTGGTGAATAAAATCTTCCATCCTTGCCCTGTTGTTTCCCTGAAATACGCCACTTGATTGAGAAAACTTATAATTGTAGGATATTTCAGCATGTCCGTTAAAACGATAGGCCAGAAAGGCATTCACCTTCATACTTTCATTTTTTAATGAAACCATATCGCCCTCCATGTAGCCGGGGAGCATGAATGAAACCGGAGCCGGACGTGCACTGTCGTAAACCGATACATAGTTTTGAAAACCTGAGTCGGCTATCAGATTATAGATATTCTGCGGAGATGAAGGCATAATCCTGTAGCGGTTGTATTTCGGATCATCAGCCGGCCAGTCATCCCCGGAAAAGTATCCGGCAGTCAGTTTAAACCCGATCTGGTCTTTTTTACCATAGGTATCAGCAAAGCGAAGCTGTCCTTCCATATAATTTCTGCTTCCGCCCTTCAGCATCACAGTCAGTCCTTTATAATCATAGGGATTTTTTGTTGTCATCGACAAAACCCCCTGAAGGGCATTAGGACCATACATAGCAGAAGCCGGGCCTGAAATTAACTCAATGGAAGCCAGATCAATATCGGAAACGCCAAACATATTTCCGGGCGAAAAATTCAAGCCACTCGACTGATTATCCATGCCATCCACATATTGAACAACTCGGTAAGGCTGAGTAGAATTGAAACCACGTGTGTTGAAAGTGGCAAATCCCAGATTGTTCGTTACAATATCTACTTCTTTGATATTTCCAAGGCTATGATAAAAATTCCATCCAGGAAGGTTCTGAATGGTGGTCGCCTGAATCTTTTGAATAGAGGCAGGAGCCGAAATTACTTTCTCATTAACCCTTGAAGCACTGATGACTACTTCATCCCCAACCAGTGCCGAGCTTTCCAGATATACCTGCAGTTCTTTTCCATCCGGCTCAGCTTTTATTTCCTGAGTTTTAAAACCAAGAAAAGAAACCAGTAATACTACCTGCCTGTTATCACTGACATTAATTTTAAAATAACCGCTTTTGTCAGTAATCGTACCGCTCTGACTGCCCCTGATGAGCACAGAAGCTCCCTGCAAGGCTTCCTTTGTTTCTTTGTCATAAACCTTTCCCTGAATAATATGCTGAGCCTGCAAAAAACTGACACTCAGCAGCAGTAATGTGAATAAAGCTATTTTCCTCATAATTTACATTTTTTATGCCTACAAAATAACAAGTCATTCAAAAACAAAAAGTTAATGAGACTTATAAATGAAATCATACAATAAGATGATACTGAATAATAATTTTGTATGATTTGTATCATATTCATGACAAACACCTAACTTTGCAGAAAAAAACAACATGGAATTCAGAGCATTTCTGAAAAACACTTATCTGTTCGGGCATTTGCAGGATAATGAACTGGAAGAACTTGAACAGAACAGCACAGAAGTATTTTTTGCCAGAGGTGAAACCATTTATAAACAGGATAGTTTTGCCACCCATGCCCTCTATCTGCTGAAAGGTCATGCTTCAGTTTATACAGAAATACAAAATTACCAGCGTATTATAAAAATCATCAAGCCGGGTTGGTTTATCGGGCTTATGTCTGTTTTCAGCATGGAAAAGCATTTGTTTTCAGCCAGGGCAGTGGAAAACTGCGTGGTCAGAATGATAGACAAAACCACCTTATCATCGTTATTAAGCAGAAATTCCGAGTTTTCCTTAAAATTCATCAAGGAACTGAGCCTGCTGGGAAGCAGTCTGATTTATTACCTTGCCCTGCAAAATACCAAAAATGTCAGAGGCCGCATTGCCGAAATTCTGTTGCATTTATCCGAAAATATATTTAAAAGCCCGACATTTCCATTAATGTTTACGCGCAAAGAACTCGGTGCCATTGCCAATACATCGACAGAAACAGCTATCCGCATTATCAATGATTTTAAACGGGAAAAACTGATAGAAATCGAAAACAATGTTATTACAATTCTCAACATAGAATTGCTCAGAAAGGCAGTAATCCTTGGTTAGAACCCGATTTTCCCCTGGTTTCACTCATCTTTTTCAGTAAGGCCTCCAGCTTTTCTGTTTCACCACTTTCACGGTAAACATTAGCCAGATCCTGCATATAGGTTTTATTATGAGGCAGCAGTTTGATGGCAGTCAGATAATATTTTTCAGCCTCAGCAAAGTTTTTTTCCTTGAAACACATAAAGGCATAATTGCTGTAGGCATCGGCAAAATTGGGTTCTATTTCAATACTTTTCAGGAAATATTTCTTTGCTTTTTCAATATCGAGATAAAATTTATAATAGGCTTGTCCCAGGAGATTATAAGCCAGAAAATAATCCGGAAAAATATCAATGGCATGTTCAAGATGGGCAATACCATCCTGTAACATCTCCCTGGCCTGTGTCATCTTGCCCTGCTGATAAGCTCTCATCACTTCCTTAATCATCAGGTCACCGTACATAAAATTAGCACGTGCTGAGTTTTCGAGGTGCACAATATCGTGTTTAATAAGCGTATCGACACTTTTCCAGTCGTTGTTGCGGGCAATGGTTTTTACCATTCCTGCACCAATGAGTAAAAATGAAACCGCAAAAATCCTGAGAGCTGCATTTTTTTGCAAGGAAAGTTTTTCAGGTAATGTACGGGCAATAATAAATATCAGGCCAGTCAAAACTATTGAAAATCCGAGCGAAGGGGAATAAAGAAACCTGTCGGCAACAATGCCCATGACAATCTGAACAAGATTGGTGTACATCGAAATAGCGAAAAGGTAAATAAAGATACCAATTGAAATCCAGCTACGTTTTTTGAAATTTACCATTGCCAGATAAATCAACCCGATGTGAATAATGACAGAAAGCCATACGAGAGGGTGCCCCCAGTTGACCACAGGAATCATCCCGTATCCGTAATAAAAACGCAAGGGGAACGGAAGAAAGATCAGCTTCAGATAAAAAAGCAAAATATAAAAAGCGGTGGGTATCCTTTCAAAGAAACTCATGTATATCATCGGATTTTCAACCAGAAGCTTAGGCCGGATGCGGTGTGGCAGGTAAAGTTTGGGAAGAAACTTAACCATCAGAAAAGCTACTGCCAGTGCCACAACAATGTAAATCAGTTTTTTTCTGTTTACTCCGGGAATAAACCACAACACAAGGGGAATAATGGCCACAAAAGCAAGGGCAGAAATTTTGCTCAGCAAAGCAATGATAAAAACAAGGAATCCTCCTGCAAAATTCAGTAAATTTCCTTTGACAGACCATTTTCGCATCAGGTTCAAGGTAACCAGGCTTAGAAGAAAACTAAGCAGTTCATCTCTGTTTTTAAGGCTTGTAACAACTTCAGTATGAGTAGGATGAGCCAGAAACAACAGACACGCAATCAGCGGGAACAATGGATGGAGATGGCCAAATAATATCTGAAACAATCTGTAAATCAGCCAGATGGTGATAATATAAAGAAGAATATTGATGAAGTGGCTGATGTGAGGATTTTGTCCAAACAAGCCATATTCTATGGCAAAGGTGGCTTTAACAACAGGACGATAACCAAAACTGACGGTTTGCCCCTGCTGCATTTCATGTGAAGCATATAAACCAGTAATAATTTCCGGCAAGGCCTTAAATCCTTTTTTAACCTGCTGATTATTAGCT
Proteins encoded in this window:
- a CDS encoding acyl carrier protein: MKESIEEFIKRLEEQFDDLPKGVLKPNSLFREAFSWNSINALIVIALIQTEYGVAIDAEDLRKSKTVQD
- a CDS encoding Crp/Fnr family transcriptional regulator, with the translated sequence MEFRAFLKNTYLFGHLQDNELEELEQNSTEVFFARGETIYKQDSFATHALYLLKGHASVYTEIQNYQRIIKIIKPGWFIGLMSVFSMEKHLFSARAVENCVVRMIDKTTLSSLLSRNSEFSLKFIKELSLLGSSLIYYLALQNTKNVRGRIAEILLHLSENIFKSPTFPLMFTRKELGAIANTSTETAIRIINDFKREKLIEIENNVITILNIELLRKAVILG
- a CDS encoding tetratricopeptide repeat protein, translating into MSQQKHKNQNKPENNHHQNGHHQKSHLKKEEKTLQSKGFFMSLIESKTKVFFLITLIAFLFYGNSIPNKYSLDDIYVANNQQVKKGFKALPEIITGLYASHEMQQGQTVSFGYRPVVKATFAIEYGLFGQNPHISHFINILLYIITIWLIYRLFQILFGHLHPLFPLIACLLFLAHPTHTEVVTSLKNRDELLSFLLSLVTLNLMRKWSVKGNLLNFAGGFLVFIIALLSKISALAFVAIIPLVLWFIPGVNRKKLIYIVVALAVAFLMVKFLPKLYLPHRIRPKLLVENPMIYMSFFERIPTAFYILLFYLKLIFLPFPLRFYYGYGMIPVVNWGHPLVWLSVIIHIGLIYLAMVNFKKRSWISIGIFIYLFAISMYTNLVQIVMGIVADRFLYSPSLGFSIVLTGLIFIIARTLPEKLSLQKNAALRIFAVSFLLIGAGMVKTIARNNDWKSVDTLIKHDIVHLENSARANFMYGDLMIKEVMRAYQQGKMTQAREMLQDGIAHLEHAIDIFPDYFLAYNLLGQAYYKFYLDIEKAKKYFLKSIEIEPNFADAYSNYAFMCFKEKNFAEAEKYYLTAIKLLPHNKTYMQDLANVYRESGETEKLEALLKKMSETRGKSGSNQGLLPF
- a CDS encoding TonB-dependent receptor encodes the protein MRKIALFTLLLLSVSFLQAQHIIQGKVYDKETKEALQGASVLIRGSQSGTITDKSGYFKINVSDNRQVVLLVSFLGFKTQEIKAEPDGKELQVYLESSALVGDEVVISASRVNEKVISAPASIQKIQATTIQNLPGWNFYHSLGNIKEVDIVTNNLGFATFNTRGFNSTQPYRVVQYVDGMDNQSSGLNFSPGNMFGVSDIDLASIELISGPASAMYGPNALQGVLSMTTKNPYDYKGLTVMLKGGSRNYMEGQLRFADTYGKKDQIGFKLTAGYFSGDDWPADDPKYNRYRIMPSSPQNIYNLIADSGFQNYVSVYDSARPAPVSFMLPGYMEGDMVSLKNESMKVNAFLAYRFNGHAEISYNYKFSQSSGVFQGNNRARMEDFIHQQHKIEGRYRNFTFKAYATFENSNKSFDLGLTGINLGMAGLPAVSRAYADAFVSSIEQQTNYYSLPFNYAQMYPVAHQAALAASANGWLQPGTDKFNAVLNSIITNPDRPQGSRYPDLSIFEHAEAGYSKDLKWAELNAGLVFRNWIPRTNGKIFSDTNGVNISFFDFGGFAQLTKNLLNDNLKLIASVRADKSKNYNAQLSPRFAVVYKLKSHYFRVGLQSAFRSPTLNDQYYLLNTGSFIVKGNITGYYNLYTLSSVMAFKQTGNPALLETIQLDPIQPEQVKTFEIGYRSQIINKLYIDWNFYMNKYNGFIGSVRAVEPKTGIAGDSTGLADLKNGKYNTYSIYANSKSDVQTLGSSIGLNYAINNKINVYFNYTYAKMKDLATTDPLVPGFNTPKHRFNIGLEGKNLFKNFGLTANFHWVDSVKWEAVFASGTLQPYSTFDVQLNYHLVKYNTIVRIGGTNLLGREYYQAFGAPGIGRFLFASLTYNFTDL
- a CDS encoding long-chain fatty acid--CoA ligase: MCQRTFDIVLRAEKTYPDLIAFAHKKEGQWRYVSYREYAKLSKKLAKALIANDVVKGDHIATLTNNRPEWNVLDAGINMAGAVHVPVSPFYSEDDLHYIIEHTDISLIFVFNKILYQVIRRICSNIPLVRKIILIEDAEDIPSLNRFLEEGNDVPDEVLERRISETGEEDIQSIYFTSGTGGRPKGAMVRHRNILRMMKSMSEIYFLKKGEKALSYLPLSHSYESAHNYMYQHAGMIVYYAESMNTVVGNLQEVKPVIFLSVPLLLDKIAAEIQSMTEKQTGSRKRIWQNAWNFAINYNPENRSLIYRLKHNYYRKKVFPFWKEVLGEKVTRISAGGASLPEHLARLFFAMDIMVLEVYGMTETYAISVNSFQYGIKIGTVGVPEKNVEVRLDEEGEILCRSPYIIKGYYKNPELTAEIIDPDGWFHTGDLGEWMDGKYLKITGRKKHVFKTASGNFISPENIEKQLVKSRFISHALVVGKDKNYLSAILVPDFNELKNYCQERKYETTNWKIVLNDLEIRSLFQKVIDEYNRNAWETEQIKKFSILDHPWSVQTGELTPTMKLKRNNLLERYDGMVKQFYE